One part of the Caldicoprobacter guelmensis genome encodes these proteins:
- the minC gene encoding septum site-determining protein MinC: MNQSLVVFKGVKGGLKVYINGDGDIEQIVEDLEKKIKGSRQFFGNSQINLIFTGKRLTLQEQQNIVDLISREIEVGSITFEMTNPDIPAADYFEFFDGIDEGMTRFVRGTVRNGQRIYYEGNVVVIGDVNPGGEIIAGGNILVMGTLRGVAHAGATGNHNAVVVAFSLQPTQLRIGGIIARPPEDESVKPSYPEIAYVKDNILVIEPYLPGKGK; encoded by the coding sequence ATGAACCAGAGTTTGGTGGTATTCAAAGGAGTAAAAGGTGGTTTAAAGGTCTATATTAACGGTGATGGTGATATAGAACAGATTGTAGAAGACCTTGAGAAGAAGATAAAAGGGAGCAGGCAATTTTTTGGCAATTCCCAGATCAATTTGATATTCACTGGTAAGAGGTTAACGCTACAGGAGCAGCAGAATATTGTCGATTTAATTTCCCGGGAAATCGAAGTGGGGAGTATTACGTTTGAAATGACGAATCCTGACATCCCTGCTGCCGATTATTTTGAATTCTTTGACGGAATAGACGAAGGCATGACGCGCTTTGTAAGAGGGACGGTAAGGAATGGACAAAGGATATACTATGAGGGCAATGTGGTGGTGATCGGGGATGTCAATCCGGGAGGCGAGATAATTGCCGGTGGCAATATATTGGTGATGGGGACGTTGAGAGGAGTGGCGCATGCTGGCGCTACCGGCAATCACAATGCCGTGGTGGTGGCTTTCAGCTTGCAGCCCACCCAGCTGAGGATTGGTGGGATAATTGCCAGGCCTCCCGAAGATGAAAGTGTGAAACCTTCTTATCCTGAAATAGCGTATGTCAAAGACAATATTCTAGTAATAGAGCCTTATTTACCCGGCAAAGGGAAATAG